Proteins encoded in a region of the Candidatus Moanabacter tarae genome:
- the dpe gene encoding D-psicose 3-epimerase, translating to MELSCCIWALSESPGNALEQVSFAGFKSIDVCPGFLDTYEQIVRSQALELDVSCFGASFGLPDGISLDHEETFLRSQAVSYLEQGIQTSGELGANTVYVVPDKSEDRRNLSRYAHSLTLAADQAAAFGVKLCVEHFPGSALSTALGTIQYLRNIDHPNLFLLLDLGHLQISDENPAAIIDAAGSLLGYVHLDDNDGKDDLHLPLCDGILNLETLETTFQALYDNEYVGNVSLELSPNLDDPLDGLIRSRRVVEEFLNR from the coding sequence ATGGAATTATCCTGTTGCATATGGGCATTGTCAGAGTCTCCGGGAAATGCACTCGAGCAAGTCTCGTTTGCCGGATTTAAGTCAATCGATGTTTGTCCTGGTTTTTTGGATACCTATGAGCAGATTGTCCGGTCTCAGGCTCTTGAACTAGATGTCTCCTGCTTTGGCGCATCCTTTGGACTTCCGGATGGAATTTCCTTGGATCATGAGGAAACTTTTCTGCGAAGCCAAGCGGTTTCCTACCTTGAACAAGGGATCCAAACTAGTGGTGAATTGGGCGCTAATACTGTCTATGTCGTTCCCGATAAGTCGGAAGATCGCAGGAATCTTTCACGCTATGCTCATTCGCTTACCTTAGCAGCAGATCAAGCTGCGGCCTTTGGGGTAAAACTGTGCGTGGAGCATTTTCCTGGAAGCGCGCTCTCAACCGCTCTCGGCACTATTCAATATTTGAGAAACATCGATCATCCCAATCTTTTTCTTCTTCTGGATCTCGGTCACTTGCAAATATCCGATGAAAATCCTGCCGCCATCATTGATGCTGCCGGTTCTCTTCTCGGATACGTTCATCTTGACGACAACGATGGGAAAGACGATTTGCATCTTCCCCTTTGCGATGGGATCTTAAATCTGGAAACATTGGAGACTACTTTTCAAGCTCTTTATGACAATGAGTATGTCGGCAACGTCAGCTTAGAGCTAAGCCCAAACCTCGATGACCCTCTCGATGGCCTAATCCGCAGCCGTCGAGTAGTTGAGGAGTTTCTGAATAGGTGA
- a CDS encoding Putative 4-hydroxy-4-methyl-2-oxoglutarate aldolase, giving the protein MSEALSPSVIESLRDFDSATIANAIEYFEARDRTTGYATGDLVCQTPEITQSMVGCAITCKFDSTTPGDRRPSGLGELIELVNSAPKPSVLVVEHLGHDRKRSCLFGDMFCTSLEKLGCTGIVTDSNGRDRKSIRKRTPKFQIFCTGWVVSHGYGVFLDLNVTVSICGLTIQPGDLLHGDESGLVSIPKEIVGGIVQRATKVGREEAEFFKFLESKRFTVEELKRRITPHLRSKN; this is encoded by the coding sequence ATGTCCGAAGCTCTATCCCCATCCGTAATCGAATCCCTTCGCGATTTTGACAGTGCAACTATAGCGAATGCCATCGAATATTTTGAAGCACGCGACCGGACTACCGGTTACGCTACTGGCGATTTAGTTTGTCAGACCCCTGAGATTACCCAGTCGATGGTTGGTTGTGCAATTACCTGTAAGTTTGATTCCACGACTCCTGGTGACCGACGTCCTTCCGGGCTCGGGGAACTGATAGAGTTGGTCAATTCTGCCCCCAAACCATCCGTGCTCGTTGTCGAACATTTAGGACATGACCGAAAGCGATCTTGTTTATTTGGAGACATGTTTTGTACTTCTCTGGAAAAACTCGGCTGCACCGGGATCGTTACTGACTCTAACGGCCGTGATCGGAAATCGATTCGTAAGCGCACACCTAAGTTTCAAATTTTTTGCACAGGGTGGGTTGTTTCGCATGGTTACGGTGTATTTCTTGATCTGAACGTCACAGTGTCGATCTGTGGGTTGACCATTCAACCAGGTGATTTGCTCCATGGTGACGAAAGTGGTCTGGTTTCCATTCCCAAAGAGATCGTTGGAGGGATTGTACAAAGGGCCACGAAGGTTGGGCGTGAAGAGGCTGAATTCTTCAAATTTTTGGAGAGCAAAAGATTTACGGTCGAAGAACTAAAACGCCGGATCACACCCCATTTACGGTCGAAGAATTGA
- the rhaM_1 gene encoding L-rhamnose mutarotase — MGISSGVEPVYGPTNPSPEERHKTKVKRFGFIIGLVSEKEQYYRKLHSGTWPEVLERLKNSHIRNYSIYTAKLDGKKYLFSYWEYTGANYDTDMKAIAEDPVTKLWWEECLPCQIPLPNRKPEEHWMETEMVFLME, encoded by the coding sequence ATGGGCATCTCTAGCGGAGTTGAGCCGGTCTACGGACCCACTAATCCTTCACCAGAAGAACGCCACAAAACAAAAGTTAAGCGATTTGGATTTATTATTGGTCTGGTATCGGAAAAAGAGCAGTACTATCGGAAACTGCATTCTGGGACATGGCCGGAAGTTCTAGAGCGCTTGAAAAATTCCCACATCAGGAACTATTCCATCTATACAGCCAAACTGGACGGTAAGAAATACTTATTCAGCTACTGGGAGTACACTGGGGCAAACTACGATACCGATATGAAAGCAATCGCCGAAGACCCTGTGACAAAGCTCTGGTGGGAAGAATGCTTGCCCTGCCAAATTCCTCTGCCCAATCGTAAGCCAGAGGAACATTGGATGGAGACGGAAATGGTATTTCTAATGGAGTAA